The nucleotide sequence TTACGCAATTCAAGTTTCACCTGCTGAATTGCGGGCGTTTGTGCGCTACGTTGCTTGGGAGGGAGTTCATTACTACAACAGTCAATGGGACCAAGCCGCAGCGCGCAAATGCTTAGTATTAGCGTATCACAATGGTCAGAAGTTGAACAAGGATGTAGTGCGGCAAATGGTAAAGCACTACGTTTTACCAACTAGTATTGCCAAATGGTTTGCAGCCCGATCGGCCAAGTAATAAATCTGGATTAATGAAAATAGCATTCGTTTCGTTGATGCGCGGTGCCAATTGGGGCGGTAGTGAAGAGCTTTGGTCTAAGACGGCGTTACGAGCTTTAAGTGAAGGCCACAAGGTGGAAACCCTGACGTATGGGTGGGACCCCCTGTCGCCTCGGCTTTTGAAGCTGCGGGAGGCGGGAGTTAGCACCAAATTCTACTACGGTGAGAGTACTGCTCTCTTGGATAGAATAGCCGTTAAATTGCGTGTCAAGAAGCGAAAAATAGAGATGTTGCCGAGCGTAGAGGCAGACGTTTGCATTATCTCTAATGGTTCGATATGGGATTTCATTCGGCTACGCCCTGTGACAGACCATATCCTAGCTACTGGCCAGCCCTACATCATATTGGCGCACAACACGCTTGATTACGGCGACATTCTGGACGAACAGCAGCGGGAGTATGCTATCCGCGTACTTGAAAAAGCAGCCCGAGTGCTTTTTGTATCAGAACGCAACTGGAGAGGGGCCGAACGTCAGTTAGCCCACCCTATACGGGGCGCGCAAGTGGTAGCCAACCCAGTTAATATTCGCAAAGCCTTTATCAAGCCCTTTCCCACTTCCGAGAGGCTGTTGATGGCTTCTGTAGGATCCCTGGACTGTAGCTTCAAAGGCCAGGACCTGATGCTGGAGGCGTTGAATGGCGCAGCTTGGAAAGAGCGCGACTTTCTGCTTAGAATTTACGGTACTGGGCCTCATACGCAATACCTGCACCATCTTATTGCGTCATACGGCTTGCAAGGCAAGGTGACGTTGGAAGGCCACGTGAGTGATGTTGACGGAATCTGGGAAGCCAGTCAAGCGCTTGTTTTGTCTTCTGTAACGGAAGGCGTACCAATGGTAGTGGTGGAAGCCATGCTTTCGGGCCGGGCCGTTGTGGGCACCGACGTAGGTGCTGTGGACTTGTATGTAAAGGAAGGAGAGACGGGGTTTCTGGTACCAGTGGCGAAAGCAAAGTATCTGGCCGAGGGGTTGGAGAAACTGTGGAATAGCCGGGCTAGACTCAAGGAGATGGGCGAGCATGCGTTCAAGCACGCAATAGCCATTACAGATGCTACTCCCGAAGAGAACTTCCTGAACATCATTAAAGCTTCTCAGCAAGTCTAGCAAGGATATTCACTGACTTGCTGTTGGGTTGTGGGCACATCCTAGTTGAAAACCTGAAAGTATAGATAGCCTAACGTCCTGCCTGGAGTTAATAGGCACGAAGAAGGCTTATAAGACCAGCTTGAACAGAAATTGAAAGCTGCCTTACCTTTGTAAGCTGATAGCTCTGGTCAGTAACCTCCGATTTTGGGTTGGCTGATATACTATTAAGTAGTTGCCTTATTAAGTACTATAAGTATGATTGCTCAACCTGTTGGCGTTTCTTTCTTGGTGTGCACGTACAACGGAGCAGCCCGTATTGCTGAAACGTTGGCTTGTTTGGCTCATCAGGTAACCTCTACG is from Hymenobacter tibetensis and encodes:
- a CDS encoding glycosyltransferase family 4 protein, whose translation is MKIAFVSLMRGANWGGSEELWSKTALRALSEGHKVETLTYGWDPLSPRLLKLREAGVSTKFYYGESTALLDRIAVKLRVKKRKIEMLPSVEADVCIISNGSIWDFIRLRPVTDHILATGQPYIILAHNTLDYGDILDEQQREYAIRVLEKAARVLFVSERNWRGAERQLAHPIRGAQVVANPVNIRKAFIKPFPTSERLLMASVGSLDCSFKGQDLMLEALNGAAWKERDFLLRIYGTGPHTQYLHHLIASYGLQGKVTLEGHVSDVDGIWEASQALVLSSVTEGVPMVVVEAMLSGRAVVGTDVGAVDLYVKEGETGFLVPVAKAKYLAEGLEKLWNSRARLKEMGEHAFKHAIAITDATPEENFLNIIKASQQV